TATGAAATTTGATACACCTTATCTATTTGACAGTCTTTTACCGATGGTTATTTTGCTTCGACAGCAGCCTTTTCTATGGCAAGACCGCGCTTATAAGTCTCGATATACTTGTTGAATCCTTCAACATCCTCACGCAACGGGGCGATCTCTGTGCCTGCATTACCAAGGAACACACAATCGTTAAGCCATTCGGGAAGTGATTGACCTTTACGATTGTTTACAACGAATGCCGCAAGCAGGGCTATGCCCCAGGCACCACCTTCGCCGGCAGTCTCCATAACGGATATCGGTGAATTAAGTGCCGCAGCAAGAACCCTCTGCCCCACACCGGGAGTCTTGAAAAGACCACCATGGCCGGTGATACGGTCCACTTGCACATGCTCCTCATTGAAGAGGATATCATTACCTATCTTCAATACGGCAACCGATGCATAAAGGTTGGCACGCATAAAGTTGGCAAGAGAGAATTTATCAGTGGCAGAACGGACAAACAATGGACGACCTTCGTTAAGTCCGGTGACAGGCTCTCCCGAGAAATAATTATACGAGAGCAGACCTCCGCAATCAGGATCACCTGTGAGAGCGTTATTGTAAAGCTTGCCGAACACCTCGTTCATATCCACAGGCACACCGAGCAACTGCTGATACTCCTTGAAAAGATTGACCCAAGCATTGAGATCTGATGTGCAATTGTTGCAATGTACCATCGCCACAGGATATCCGTCAGGTGTGGTCACCATATCAATAACCTCGTATGGTTTGGACAGCTCTTTCTCAAGGACAATCATCGAGAATGAAGATGTCCCGGCCGAAACGTTGCCCGTGCGCTTAAGCACAGCATTGGTAGCAACCATTCCCGTACCCGCATCCCCTTCAGGCGGGCAGAAGGGTGCCCCAGACTTGAGATGACCCGACACATCCAGCCGGCGAGCACCCTCCGCGGTTAGGTAACCGGCATCGGCACCAGCCACGAGCACTCTGGGAAGAATGTCCTCAAGCTTCCATGGGAACGATTCAGGAGCCACAAGAGCATCGAACTTACTGATCATTCCTGCTGAATAATTCATAGTTTCGGAGTCTATCGGCAGCATGCCGGATGCATCTCCTATGCCGAGCACTTTCTCTCCTGTAAGCTGCCAATGTATATATCCGGCAAGAGTGGTGAGATAAGTTATGTCCTTGACATGTGTCTCCTTATCAAGAATCGCCTGATAAAGATGGGAGATGCTCCAACGCAGGGGCACATTGAACACAAACAGTTTGGATAACTCCTCGGCTGCTCGCCCGGTATTGGTGTTACGCCATGTGCGGAACGGTACAAGTATCTCGGCACGCTCGTTGAAAGGCATGTAACCGTGCATCATAGCACTTATACCGATAGCAGCAAGCGACTCAATCTCCACATCGTACTCTGCACGTACGTTCTCACGCAGATGTGCATAACAGTCCTGAAGTCCATACCATATTGCCTCAGTGCTGTAGGTCCACAGGCCGTCAACGAGCTGGTTCTCCCAGTCATGGACACCCTGGGCTATCGGACGGTTGTCCTCATCGACGAGCACAGCCTTGATTCGGGTAGAGCCGAACTCTATACCCAATATGGCTTTGCCATGCTCTATAGTGGTCTTTGCGTCCATTAGAGATAGAGGGATTTGTTGAGCATATAGTATACTTCACCCATGCGGAGAGTCTGCTTGAAACCTTCGATAGTGGTGTCCTTGTCAATATGCACCATCTCAATGCCTGCGATCTCAGCATAATCCTCCCAATATTCGGGAGTGATGTCGTAGGAGAAGCATGAATGGTGAGTGCCGCCGGCGAGAATCCATGCTGTAGCACCAACCTCAAAACTGGGCATAGGAATCCAAAGAGCCGATGCTACGGGAAGCTTGGGAAGAGGCTTGGATTTGATGCATTCAACATCGTTGACAATGAGACGGAAACGGTTACCCATATCTACGACAGTAGCTGTCACACCCTTTTCAGGCTTGGAAGTGAACACAAGACGCGCGGTAAGGCTCTTGCGATATCCGATTCCAAGGAAGTGAACCTCAAGACGCGGTTTCTCCTCTGCAATAAGCGGACATACCTCAAGCATATGAGCCTGAAGAATAGAGCTCTGCTTACCGTCAAAATTAAGTGTATAGTCCTCAAGGAAAGAACAGCCGCCGGGCATACCCTGTCCCATAACCCAAAGAGTACGATAGAGAGCAGCCGACTTCCAGTCACCCTCTGCGCCGAATCCGTAACCCTCAGCCATAAGACGCTGTGATGCAAGGCCGGGTATCTGATCGAAGCCACGACCGGTGTTCTCTACATCAGCATCACCGAGGTCATCAAAGTTAGTGGTGAATCCCTTCGCACCCTTAGCCTTAAGCACTGCACGGAGGGTAAGTTCCGCCTTAGCTGAGTTCCATACTTTCTTGTACTCAACAGTCGACTTGTCCTCAAGTTTCTCATCGTGAGTATAAAGTCTGAAATATTCAGCCACAAGAGCATCCACAT
The sequence above is drawn from the Duncaniella freteri genome and encodes:
- a CDS encoding xylulokinase, which gives rise to MDAKTTIEHGKAILGIEFGSTRIKAVLVDEDNRPIAQGVHDWENQLVDGLWTYSTEAIWYGLQDCYAHLRENVRAEYDVEIESLAAIGISAMMHGYMPFNERAEILVPFRTWRNTNTGRAAEELSKLFVFNVPLRWSISHLYQAILDKETHVKDITYLTTLAGYIHWQLTGEKVLGIGDASGMLPIDSETMNYSAGMISKFDALVAPESFPWKLEDILPRVLVAGADAGYLTAEGARRLDVSGHLKSGAPFCPPEGDAGTGMVATNAVLKRTGNVSAGTSSFSMIVLEKELSKPYEVIDMVTTPDGYPVAMVHCNNCTSDLNAWVNLFKEYQQLLGVPVDMNEVFGKLYNNALTGDPDCGGLLSYNYFSGEPVTGLNEGRPLFVRSATDKFSLANFMRANLYASVAVLKIGNDILFNEEHVQVDRITGHGGLFKTPGVGQRVLAAALNSPISVMETAGEGGAWGIALLAAFVVNNRKGQSLPEWLNDCVFLGNAGTEIAPLREDVEGFNKYIETYKRGLAIEKAAVEAK
- the araA gene encoding L-arabinose isomerase; this translates as MYENYEIWWVTGAQLLYGGDAVVAVDSHSKEMVDGLNNSGNLPIKVVYKGTANSSREVEDIMKAANNDSRCVGIITWMHTFSPAKMWIHGLKVLSKPLLHLHTQYNAEIPWDTMDMDFMNLNQSAHGDREFGHICARMRVRRKVVTGYWKDADTQKRIAVWQRVCAAWADSQDMLILRFGDQMNNVAVTDGDKVEAEVRMGYHVDYMPFSEVMPYFDAVKDEDVDALVAEYFRLYTHDEKLEDKSTVEYKKVWNSAKAELTLRAVLKAKGAKGFTTNFDDLGDADVENTGRGFDQIPGLASQRLMAEGYGFGAEGDWKSAALYRTLWVMGQGMPGGCSFLEDYTLNFDGKQSSILQAHMLEVCPLIAEEKPRLEVHFLGIGYRKSLTARLVFTSKPEKGVTATVVDMGNRFRLIVNDVECIKSKPLPKLPVASALWIPMPSFEVGATAWILAGGTHHSCFSYDITPEYWEDYAEIAGIEMVHIDKDTTIEGFKQTLRMGEVYYMLNKSLYL